The proteins below are encoded in one region of Clostridium pasteurianum DSM 525 = ATCC 6013:
- a CDS encoding NifU family protein, translating into MRDEVIEVLDEIRPALQRDGGDVKFIDVTEDGVVKVELQGSCSGCPFSQMTVKNLIETELKNKIPEVKAVVGV; encoded by the coding sequence ATGAGAGATGAAGTTATTGAAGTATTAGATGAGATTCGTCCAGCATTACAAAGAGATGGGGGAGATGTAAAATTTATAGACGTTACAGAAGATGGCGTTGTAAAAGTTGAATTACAAGGGTCCTGCAGCGGGTGTCCATTTTCCCAAATGACAGTAAAAAATTTAATTGAAACAGAACTAAAAAATAAAATTCCTGAAGTTAAGGCAGTTGTGGGAGTATAA
- a CDS encoding MarR family winged helix-turn-helix transcriptional regulator, giving the protein MDINKKLYDTYKQLMEVKGQCSCKLIDELKMSELTLRQIEYIKKFDQQECITTSKLAEILDLSKPSVTEMIKKFIKLDCIYKEKCHKDGRVYYIYLTERGKCIARFDELTTKRVVDRIMGSLNEDEINTLIDLLSKVK; this is encoded by the coding sequence GTGGACATCAACAAAAAACTTTATGATACCTATAAACAATTGATGGAAGTAAAGGGGCAGTGTTCCTGTAAACTTATTGATGAACTGAAGATGTCAGAATTAACTCTTCGTCAAATTGAATATATAAAAAAATTTGATCAGCAGGAATGTATTACTACCAGTAAGCTGGCTGAAATTTTAGACTTATCTAAACCGTCAGTTACAGAAATGATAAAGAAGTTCATTAAATTAGATTGTATATATAAGGAAAAATGTCATAAAGATGGTAGAGTTTATTATATTTATCTTACAGAAAGAGGAAAGTGTATTGCACGATTCGATGAATTGACTACTAAAAGAGTAGTGGATAGAATTATGGGAAGTCTCAATGAAGATGAAATTAATACATTAATAGACCTTTTATCAAAAGTTAAATAA
- a CDS encoding flavodoxin family protein: MKVVAFNGSPNKNGNTYEAIKVVAAELEKENIEVEIIHVGNKVIRGCLACGGCSRNMNEKCVIQNDQVNEWIQKMKEADGIILGSPVHYSAIAGTMKSFLDRAFLVTSVNNGMLRHKVGASVVAVRRSGGVSTFSQLNNYINYSEMVMPTSNYWNVGYGTAPGEVAQDEEGNQIMRVLGKNMAWLMKVVDFGKDHVEESKKEDKIFMNFIR; encoded by the coding sequence ATGAAAGTAGTTGCTTTTAATGGCAGTCCTAATAAGAATGGAAATACTTATGAGGCAATAAAGGTTGTAGCGGCAGAATTAGAAAAAGAAAATATAGAAGTAGAGATTATTCATGTGGGAAATAAGGTAATACGCGGCTGTTTAGCCTGTGGTGGCTGCAGTAGAAATATGAATGAAAAATGTGTTATACAAAATGATCAGGTCAATGAGTGGATTCAAAAAATGAAAGAGGCTGACGGTATAATTTTGGGTTCTCCTGTACATTATTCAGCTATAGCAGGAACGATGAAATCATTTTTAGATCGTGCATTTCTTGTGACTTCTGTAAACAATGGAATGCTTAGACATAAAGTTGGTGCCAGCGTAGTTGCAGTAAGAAGATCCGGTGGTGTTTCAACATTTAGTCAATTAAATAATTATATTAATTATTCAGAAATGGTAATGCCTACATCAAATTATTGGAATGTAGGTTATGGGACAGCACCAGGGGAAGTAGCCCAAGATGAAGAAGGAAATCAGATCATGAGAGTTCTAGGTAAAAATATGGCTTGGTTAATGAAAGTTGTTGATTTTGGAAAAGATCATGTAGAGGAAAGTAAAAAAGAAGATAAAATATTTATGAATTTTATAAGATAA
- a CDS encoding winged helix-turn-helix transcriptional regulator, with protein sequence MIYCNGKKYVCLLDFAMDFIRGKWKAVLLCHLYDEPKRFLELQRITKGISQKVLNEKLKELENDELLTKKIFPEVPPKVEYNLTDKGKELTKIIKEIEDWSVKHYPHLDNKCN encoded by the coding sequence ATGATATACTGTAATGGTAAAAAATATGTATGTTTATTGGATTTTGCAATGGATTTTATAAGAGGTAAATGGAAAGCAGTTTTATTATGTCATCTATATGATGAACCTAAAAGATTTTTAGAACTTCAGAGAATAACTAAAGGAATAAGCCAAAAAGTTTTAAATGAAAAACTTAAAGAACTGGAAAATGATGAATTGTTAACCAAAAAAATTTTCCCTGAGGTACCACCTAAAGTTGAATACAATCTTACTGATAAGGGTAAAGAACTCACTAAAATTATTAAAGAAATTGAAGATTGGTCTGTTAAACATTATCCTCATTTAGATAATAAGTGTAACTAA
- a CDS encoding glycoside hydrolase family 32 protein — protein sequence MTISNQEEYYNETIELIKKANEYISDGKANVNQEYRNNYHVMAPVGWINDPNGFVYYKGEYHLFYQHYPYDTVWGPMHWGHVKSKDLVHWEHMPVALAPTEEYELDGCFSGSAIEKDGKLYLMYTGHYERAGTKREVQCIAYSEDGIYFQKYKGNPVISENEIKGSASIEDFRDPKVFKKGDLYYSVVASKTKDERGRILLFSSKDLFNWSFKSVLLEGNKEQGIMWECPDLFNIDDKDVLIMSPIEIQKNKYEFYNINSTAVFIGNVDWQTGKFKVENYHEIDYGLDFYAPQTCIDEKNRRIMVAWMQMWKRNMPTNDLKHGWAGSMTLPRELHVKNNRLVQSPIYDIYELIKIDTAFQEKNIQDDTLKFENICDENSYFKLKLDVEKTDDFQIRFAKSENEFILISYDVKEEVFTVNREKSGHKITGVEKPQLFERSLSVIPNNNLLILEIFRDTSSLELFINKQFTVTDTFFPIEKGKDLEITAKGKLIVKLLEKGNVH from the coding sequence ATGACTATAAGTAATCAAGAAGAATATTATAACGAAACTATTGAACTAATAAAAAAAGCAAATGAATATATTTCTGATGGAAAAGCAAATGTAAATCAGGAATATCGAAACAATTATCATGTAATGGCTCCAGTTGGATGGATTAATGATCCTAATGGATTCGTATACTATAAAGGTGAATATCATCTGTTCTATCAGCATTATCCCTATGATACTGTATGGGGTCCTATGCATTGGGGACATGTAAAATCCAAAGATCTAGTTCATTGGGAACACATGCCTGTAGCTTTAGCTCCTACAGAAGAGTACGAACTGGATGGATGTTTTTCAGGAAGTGCTATTGAAAAAGATGGTAAACTATATTTAATGTACACTGGACATTACGAAAGAGCTGGTACAAAGCGTGAAGTTCAATGTATTGCTTATTCAGAAGATGGAATCTATTTTCAAAAATATAAAGGTAATCCTGTTATTTCTGAAAATGAAATTAAAGGAAGTGCTTCAATTGAAGACTTTAGAGATCCAAAGGTATTCAAAAAAGGAGACTTATATTATAGTGTAGTTGCCTCTAAAACGAAAGATGAACGAGGCAGAATTCTATTATTCAGCTCTAAAGATTTATTTAACTGGTCCTTTAAATCAGTTTTATTGGAAGGTAATAAAGAGCAAGGCATTATGTGGGAGTGCCCAGATTTATTTAATATAGATGATAAAGATGTATTAATTATGTCACCAATTGAAATACAAAAAAATAAATATGAATTTTATAATATTAATTCAACAGCAGTTTTTATTGGTAATGTGGATTGGCAGACTGGTAAGTTTAAGGTTGAAAATTATCATGAAATTGATTATGGTTTGGATTTTTATGCTCCTCAAACATGCATTGATGAAAAAAATCGTAGAATTATGGTGGCTTGGATGCAAATGTGGAAAAGAAATATGCCTACGAATGATTTAAAACATGGATGGGCAGGGAGTATGACTTTACCTAGAGAATTACATGTGAAAAATAATAGGTTAGTACAATCTCCAATTTATGATATCTATGAATTGATTAAAATTGATACTGCATTTCAGGAGAAAAATATTCAAGATGATACATTAAAATTTGAGAATATCTGTGATGAAAACAGCTATTTTAAATTGAAATTAGATGTAGAAAAAACCGATGATTTTCAAATAAGGTTTGCTAAAAGTGAAAATGAATTTATTTTAATTAGTTACGATGTTAAAGAAGAAGTCTTTACAGTTAATCGTGAAAAAAGCGGTCATAAGATTACTGGTGTTGAAAAGCCTCAGCTATTTGAACGCAGTCTTTCTGTTATTCCAAATAATAATTTACTGATTTTAGAGATATTTAGAGATACATCCTCTTTAGAATTATTTATTAATAAACAATTTACAGTAACTGATACTTTCTTTCCTATAGAAAAGGGTAAAGATTTAGAGATAACTGCTAAGGGGAAATTAATAGTGAAGTTATTGGAAAAGGGAAATGTACATTGA
- a CDS encoding carbohydrate ABC transporter permease: protein MKKKFGISTVLEYAMLILLAALFIFPLLWMLASSMKLEGNVYKDISTIKAFLPSGNPAEWFKPYIDVLSRFNIPLYTMNSILYALTVAAGSIIVNGMAGYAFAKLKFKGKKMIFGLLLALLIIPVETILIPQFTIVHALGIVNTRLAVVLPAIANAFNIYLFRNFFIAVPEEVLESARLDGASNFSIFWKIMLPMSKPAVATVGTLAFIASWNDYIWPLMVLIDKSKFSLQVAITTINTTQPVYTNQVMAVLTISTIPLIIIYIVAQKYILQGLGGSGTGIK, encoded by the coding sequence ATGAAGAAAAAATTTGGTATAAGTACTGTATTGGAGTACGCAATGTTAATTTTGTTAGCAGCTTTATTCATCTTTCCACTTTTATGGATGCTTGCTTCCTCTATGAAATTAGAAGGGAATGTGTATAAAGATATATCTACTATTAAAGCATTTTTACCTTCAGGTAATCCAGCAGAATGGTTCAAACCTTATATAGATGTTCTATCACGTTTTAATATTCCTCTATATACGATGAACAGTATATTATATGCTTTAACTGTAGCAGCAGGTTCAATAATAGTTAATGGTATGGCAGGATATGCTTTTGCTAAATTAAAGTTTAAAGGTAAGAAGATGATTTTCGGATTATTACTGGCTTTATTAATTATACCTGTAGAAACTATTTTGATTCCACAATTTACTATTGTTCATGCATTAGGAATTGTTAATACTCGTTTGGCGGTAGTATTACCGGCCATAGCTAATGCCTTTAATATATATTTATTTAGGAACTTCTTTATTGCTGTTCCAGAAGAAGTCTTAGAATCTGCAAGATTAGATGGGGCTAGTAACTTCTCTATATTTTGGAAGATTATGCTGCCAATGTCCAAACCAGCAGTGGCAACTGTAGGAACTTTAGCTTTTATTGCTAGCTGGAATGATTATATCTGGCCATTAATGGTATTAATAGATAAATCAAAATTTTCACTTCAAGTAGCGATTACAACTATTAATACTACGCAGCCAGTCTATACAAACCAAGTTATGGCTGTACTTACTATTTCTACTATTCCATTGATCATAATATATATTGTGGCACAAAAATATATATTACAAGGACTAGGGGGATCTGGTACAGGAATTAAATAA
- a CDS encoding carbohydrate ABC transporter permease: protein MEGKTTLKDKGIARAFFKTGKTSEKTGLKDNLLGYAFLAPALILLSLFLIIPAGMAIYYAFTDYYLLTPNLRKFIGIKNFIQLFKDPIFVKSLFNTLKFVVWIIPLQLGAALGMALIVNKSRKGNMFFKVAFFAPVVMSLVVISVLWLYLLNPTDGVVNAFLQKIGISAQPFLTSPNQAMYTIIFVSAWQGAGYQMLLFLAGLQNISPDVYEAAEIDGFSKWAQFRYITMPLLKPTSLFILLTTLISAFKLIVQPMVMTQGGPMNSTMTVVYYIYQTGFTDRMVGYSSSIALLFGTIIGVITILQRKFVKEDD, encoded by the coding sequence ATGGAAGGAAAAACTACCCTAAAAGATAAGGGAATAGCACGTGCTTTTTTTAAAACAGGTAAGACTAGTGAAAAAACTGGATTAAAAGATAATTTGTTGGGATATGCTTTTTTAGCTCCTGCACTAATTCTACTGTCATTATTTTTAATAATTCCAGCGGGAATGGCTATATATTATGCCTTTACAGACTATTATTTATTAACACCTAATCTAAGAAAATTTATTGGAATTAAAAATTTTATACAATTATTTAAAGATCCTATTTTTGTTAAGAGTTTGTTTAATACTTTGAAATTTGTAGTTTGGATTATTCCTCTGCAATTAGGAGCTGCTCTTGGTATGGCATTAATTGTAAATAAGTCTAGAAAAGGGAATATGTTTTTTAAAGTAGCATTTTTTGCTCCAGTAGTAATGTCATTAGTAGTAATTTCTGTATTATGGTTATATTTATTGAATCCTACAGATGGAGTTGTTAATGCATTTTTGCAGAAAATTGGAATAAGTGCACAACCTTTTTTAACTAGTCCCAATCAAGCTATGTACACTATTATTTTTGTATCTGCCTGGCAAGGGGCTGGATATCAAATGTTATTATTTTTAGCAGGTTTACAGAATATATCACCAGATGTATATGAAGCAGCTGAAATTGATGGATTTTCAAAATGGGCTCAATTTCGCTATATTACAATGCCGTTGTTAAAACCTACTTCGCTGTTTATTCTCTTAACTACACTTATTTCTGCTTTCAAATTAATTGTTCAGCCAATGGTAATGACTCAAGGGGGACCGATGAATTCAACTATGACAGTTGTATACTATATTTATCAAACAGGATTTACCGATAGAATGGTTGGTTATTCCAGCAGTATTGCTTTATTATTTGGTACAATTATTGGAGTCATAACAATATTACAAAGAAAGTTTGTTAAGGAGGATGATTAA
- a CDS encoding ABC transporter substrate-binding protein, with protein sequence MKKRSICSLILASLLVVGSLAGCGNKTSGESSGGKGDITAWVNTSDETPEGEAWAKIADNFNKKYNGKYKVKIEYIPRSGSGGGYEDKVNAALTTNSLPDVLTLDGPNTAAYAKSGIIAPLDEYLTDKEDMKDILPSIIDQGTYDGKMYAIGFSESNVGIYYNKKMFKDAGIDTASLPTIDKPWDWNEFMSICDTLVKKYNVPAIDMSLNDKSEMLMYAFTPFLWSQGGDVVSKDGTKADGVLNDANGVKAFTFIQDMVKKGYTTQSPAKQAFEQGKYPMKFSGSWTIEDMNKNFKDIDYGILPYPVSPDTHKLVSPSGSWQVAVSNTTEKKEAAAEFAKFSTNTESNEIMSLGNSVLPMRYSTIKNIQDKVSENMKFLMDQNAKSAHARPVIVAYPQVSRAFQDAVTDVTYYKNNPDVKKVLDTRAKEIQAAIDKQR encoded by the coding sequence ATGAAAAAGAGAAGTATTTGTAGTTTAATACTAGCGAGTTTATTGGTAGTAGGTTCACTAGCTGGTTGCGGCAATAAAACTAGTGGAGAAAGCTCTGGAGGTAAGGGGGATATTACTGCTTGGGTAAATACATCTGATGAAACTCCAGAGGGAGAAGCCTGGGCAAAAATTGCTGATAATTTTAACAAAAAATATAATGGAAAATATAAAGTGAAAATTGAATATATACCTCGCAGTGGAAGTGGCGGAGGATATGAAGATAAGGTAAATGCAGCATTAACTACTAATAGTTTACCAGATGTACTGACTTTAGATGGACCAAATACTGCAGCTTATGCAAAGTCAGGGATTATTGCTCCTTTAGATGAGTATCTTACGGATAAAGAGGATATGAAAGATATTTTACCAAGCATTATTGATCAGGGAACCTATGATGGAAAAATGTATGCTATAGGTTTTTCAGAATCCAATGTAGGTATTTATTATAATAAAAAGATGTTTAAAGATGCCGGAATTGATACTGCATCTTTGCCTACTATTGATAAGCCTTGGGATTGGAATGAATTCATGAGTATTTGTGATACATTGGTAAAAAAATATAATGTACCAGCAATTGACATGAGTTTAAATGATAAAAGTGAAATGCTTATGTATGCGTTTACACCATTTTTATGGTCTCAGGGAGGAGATGTAGTATCTAAAGATGGAACTAAGGCCGATGGGGTATTAAATGATGCTAATGGAGTAAAAGCTTTTACATTTATTCAAGATATGGTTAAAAAAGGTTATACAACTCAATCGCCTGCTAAACAAGCCTTTGAACAGGGAAAATATCCAATGAAATTCAGTGGATCATGGACTATTGAAGATATGAATAAAAATTTTAAAGATATTGATTATGGTATTCTTCCATATCCTGTTTCTCCTGATACGCATAAACTAGTATCTCCATCCGGTAGTTGGCAGGTAGCTGTTAGTAATACTACTGAAAAGAAAGAAGCAGCTGCAGAATTTGCTAAGTTCAGCACTAATACTGAATCTAATGAAATAATGAGTTTAGGGAATTCAGTTTTACCAATGCGTTATTCAACAATTAAAAATATTCAAGACAAAGTCTCAGAAAATATGAAATTCTTAATGGATCAAAATGCAAAATCAGCACATGCTCGTCCTGTAATAGTTGCCTATCCACAAGTTAGTCGTGCTTTTCAAGATGCTGTAACAGATGTAACTTACTATAAGAATAATCCAGATGTAAAAAAAGTTTTGGATACACGAGCTAAAGAAATACAAGCAGCAATTGACAAACAAAGATAA
- a CDS encoding LacI family DNA-binding transcriptional regulator, producing MSATIKDVAALAKVGVGTVSRYINNESVKESTRIKIEAAIKQLNYEPNEYARGLKMNRTNTIALILPTIWHPFFSEFAYYVESALSARNYKVYLCNSDKDPQKEQGYIQMVTQNKVDGIIGITYNDIDQYISSNLPFVSIDRHFTENVAYVTANNYNAGEIAVEKLIEKGCRFIAYIGGYSLYPNETVKRLKGFEDCADRNQVKHEILYMKEPFEDLRGSVKKFLEKNPKVDGIFCINDFMALDVIDVLKEVGVNVPEDIQIIGCDGIKLSLGKKVILSTIEQPVQQMAEAAVKSLIHLINKEETPQRIILPIRYVEGNTTKNKI from the coding sequence ATGAGTGCAACTATAAAAGATGTTGCTGCATTAGCTAAAGTAGGTGTAGGTACTGTTTCTAGATATATTAATAATGAATCAGTTAAGGAAAGTACTCGAATTAAAATTGAAGCAGCAATTAAACAATTAAACTATGAGCCAAATGAATACGCCCGTGGGCTTAAAATGAATCGTACTAATACTATTGCTTTAATTCTTCCCACTATATGGCATCCTTTTTTTAGTGAATTTGCTTACTATGTTGAATCTGCCTTAAGTGCAAGAAATTATAAAGTTTATTTATGTAATTCAGACAAAGATCCTCAAAAAGAGCAGGGATATATTCAAATGGTAACTCAAAATAAAGTGGATGGTATTATTGGAATTACTTATAATGATATTGATCAATACATATCATCTAATTTACCCTTTGTAAGTATTGATCGTCATTTTACCGAAAATGTGGCTTATGTAACAGCAAATAATTATAATGCTGGCGAAATCGCAGTAGAAAAATTAATAGAAAAAGGTTGTAGATTTATTGCTTATATAGGAGGGTATTCACTTTATCCAAATGAAACAGTTAAACGCCTTAAAGGATTTGAAGATTGTGCAGATAGAAATCAAGTCAAGCATGAAATATTATATATGAAAGAACCATTTGAAGATTTACGAGGTTCTGTAAAAAAATTTTTAGAGAAGAATCCTAAAGTGGATGGGATTTTTTGTATTAATGATTTTATGGCCTTAGATGTTATAGATGTATTAAAAGAAGTAGGCGTAAATGTTCCAGAAGATATTCAAATAATCGGTTGTGATGGTATAAAATTATCTCTAGGGAAAAAAGTTATTTTATCCACTATAGAGCAGCCTGTTCAGCAAATGGCAGAAGCTGCAGTTAAATCATTAATTCATCTGATAAATAAGGAAGAAACCCCTCAAAGGATTATATTACCTATTCGTTATGTTGAAGGAAATACTACAAAAAATAAAATTTAA
- a CDS encoding Gfo/Idh/MocA family protein: MKKYNWAILGAGSIAREMALALKEVNGEIYAVGNRTLEKAQKFAEEFHALKVYVDCDKMIEDPKVDIIYISTPHNLHYEFLLKAVKNGKHVLCEKAITVNAKQLDEIVAIAKEKNLVVAEAMTIYHMPIYKKLKEIVDSGAIGKVKMVQVNFGSCKEYDVKNRFFSKELAGGALLDIGVYATSFARYFMKSKPNVVLTTAKYFETGVDEQSGIIMKNDCDQMAVMALTMRAKQPKRGVVAGELGYIEVNNYPRADKATITYTEDGRTEEIKLGETSKALNYEVEDIQEYITNKTGKKQLQLSIDVTYLLSEVRNQWGFVYPFE; the protein is encoded by the coding sequence ATGAAAAAATATAATTGGGCTATTTTAGGAGCTGGTAGTATTGCTAGAGAAATGGCATTAGCACTAAAAGAGGTAAATGGTGAAATCTACGCGGTGGGGAATAGAACTCTTGAAAAGGCTCAAAAATTTGCTGAAGAATTTCATGCTCTAAAGGTCTATGTGGATTGCGACAAGATGATTGAGGATCCCAAGGTTGATATTATATATATTTCAACACCACATAATCTTCACTATGAATTTTTATTAAAAGCAGTAAAAAATGGAAAACATGTTTTATGCGAAAAAGCAATTACGGTAAATGCGAAACAATTAGATGAAATAGTTGCAATCGCAAAAGAAAAAAATCTAGTAGTGGCAGAAGCAATGACAATTTATCACATGCCTATATATAAAAAATTAAAGGAAATTGTTGACTCTGGGGCCATAGGTAAAGTGAAGATGGTTCAGGTTAATTTCGGGAGCTGTAAAGAATATGATGTTAAAAATCGTTTTTTTAGCAAAGAATTAGCTGGTGGTGCTCTACTTGATATAGGTGTTTATGCAACTTCTTTTGCAAGATATTTTATGAAGAGCAAACCTAATGTAGTACTTACTACAGCAAAGTATTTTGAAACTGGAGTAGATGAACAATCTGGTATTATTATGAAAAATGATTGTGACCAAATGGCAGTTATGGCCTTGACTATGAGAGCAAAACAGCCTAAAAGAGGGGTTGTTGCAGGAGAACTTGGTTACATTGAAGTGAATAATTATCCAAGAGCAGACAAGGCAACAATAACTTATACAGAAGATGGAAGAACAGAAGAAATTAAACTTGGAGAGACATCAAAAGCTCTTAATTATGAAGTAGAAGATATACAGGAATATATCACTAATAAAACAGGTAAAAAGCAGCTTCAATTATCAATTGATGTTACTTATTTACTAAGCGAAGTAAGAAATCAATGGGGTTTTGTATATCCTTTTGAATAA
- a CDS encoding MurR/RpiR family transcriptional regulator: MDNNKTVLDVIFSKFDNFFDAEKKIANYIINNKEKVIDMTIAELSEASGASEATISRFCKKCDMKGFHHLKISLAKELVESNEDSMSVSNDINENNVTQSLQNILANKMEELKQTISMINEKQFKEILNIISKAKNVQFAAVGNTIPVALDGTYKFNQIGIKSVSNTIWETQLSYTYNLTEEDVVIVISNSGASKRLLTLVEASNEKGAITIAITNNEWSPIAKASKYHITTATREKLFMDEYYFSRVSASVVIEILYLFLTVKKKDAYKNISRHEQGIADDKL, encoded by the coding sequence ATGGACAACAATAAAACAGTATTAGATGTAATTTTCTCTAAATTTGATAATTTTTTTGACGCAGAAAAGAAAATCGCAAATTATATTATAAATAATAAAGAAAAGGTTATAGATATGACAATTGCAGAGTTGTCAGAAGCAAGTGGGGCTAGTGAAGCAACTATATCGAGATTTTGTAAAAAATGTGATATGAAAGGATTTCATCATCTAAAAATTAGTCTGGCAAAGGAACTTGTTGAATCAAATGAAGATTCTATGTCAGTATCTAATGATATTAATGAAAATAATGTTACCCAGTCTCTGCAGAATATTTTAGCAAATAAAATGGAAGAACTTAAGCAGACTATATCTATGATTAATGAAAAACAGTTCAAAGAAATATTAAATATAATAAGTAAAGCAAAAAATGTTCAATTTGCAGCAGTGGGCAATACTATTCCAGTGGCTTTGGATGGAACTTATAAATTTAATCAAATTGGAATTAAATCAGTGTCAAATACTATTTGGGAAACACAATTATCTTATACTTATAATCTGACAGAAGAGGATGTGGTTATTGTTATATCTAACTCTGGAGCTTCTAAGAGATTACTTACTTTAGTTGAAGCCTCTAATGAAAAGGGAGCTATAACTATTGCAATTACTAATAATGAATGGTCTCCTATTGCAAAAGCCAGTAAATATCACATAACTACTGCTACAAGAGAAAAATTATTTATGGATGAGTATTATTTTTCCAGAGTATCTGCATCAGTGGTTATTGAAATACTATATTTATTTTTAACTGTTAAGAAAAAAGATGCTTATAAAAATATCAGCAGGCATGAACAGGGCATTGCTGATGATAAATTATAG
- a CDS encoding PHP domain-containing protein, whose amino-acid sequence MKADLHNHSFLSDGILSVEDIVSYSKKIGLDCISITDHDTLAGVLPAYTFGKKIGIAVIPGVEISTIDYENNRSVHMLCYFPKNMFKLQGFLNKILINRENAKREMAKMLMREYPITMEHIERYSSKSQSMYETHIMQPMADLGYTNIVIGEFYKGLLSKKGKYYVQIKYPSVYEALDMIKEVGGIAIMAHPGEFNSIELLEKLSKKGLIQGAEYNHPRNSEEVKKQIKEIANRYDLIMTGGTDFHGNYSKSPHPLGSFTCPEDQLERLIKLGNS is encoded by the coding sequence ATGAAAGCCGACTTGCATAATCATAGTTTTTTATCTGACGGAATTTTGAGTGTAGAAGATATTGTTTCCTATTCAAAAAAAATAGGATTAGATTGTATATCAATTACAGACCATGATACACTAGCAGGAGTACTTCCAGCCTATACATTTGGTAAAAAAATAGGAATAGCTGTAATACCAGGTGTAGAAATATCTACTATTGACTATGAAAATAACCGTTCTGTACACATGCTTTGTTATTTTCCAAAAAATATGTTCAAACTACAAGGATTTTTAAATAAAATTTTAATAAATAGAGAAAATGCCAAAAGAGAAATGGCTAAAATGTTGATGAGGGAATATCCTATTACTATGGAACATATAGAAAGATATAGTTCCAAAAGTCAATCCATGTATGAAACTCACATAATGCAACCTATGGCAGATTTAGGATACACCAATATTGTAATCGGCGAATTCTATAAAGGATTACTTTCAAAAAAAGGCAAATATTATGTACAAATTAAATATCCTAGTGTATATGAAGCATTAGATATGATAAAAGAAGTAGGTGGAATTGCAATTATGGCTCATCCAGGTGAGTTTAATTCTATAGAACTATTAGAAAAATTATCGAAAAAAGGTTTAATACAAGGTGCAGAATATAATCATCCAAGAAATTCTGAGGAAGTAAAAAAACAGATAAAAGAAATTGCCAATAGATATGATTTAATTATGACTGGTGGAACAGATTTCCACGGAAACTATTCAAAATCACCTCATCCTCTAGGTTCTTTTACTTGTCCAGAAGATCAGCTTGAAAGATTAATTAAATTGGGAAATTCATAA